In the genome of Blastopirellula marina, the window TAGTAACGCCCTCGCATGCATTCTTCCGTCAGCTCCAAAGGAGCGACCGTTAATAGCCAGGGGCGGTAGCCCCTGGAAAGCCTAATAAAAACGTCTTAAGCCCCAAGGGGGCGGCCGAACGGATACTCGCGCATTCGGCCGCCCCCTTGGGGCTTAGGACTCATTGTGGTGGCCATCGATACCAGGGGCTTCCGCCCCTGGCTATTAACGGTCGCCCCCTTGGGGCTGGCAGGCGATGGCTGACCGCGTTCGTTGGCCGAGTGCCAGGCTCAATTCTGCTTGAGCGTGCTGTGATACTGGCTGAGGCTTACAGGACCGGCGTTAGGCCAGTTCCATCTTGAAGGGGGAGAGGTTTTCGATACCGGTCTCGGTGACCAGGTAGTCGTTTTCCAGCCGCATGCCGAACTTCAGTCGGGCATCGTAGAGGCCTGGTTCGCAGGTGAAGACATCGCCGACGGCGAAAGTATCATCCCAGCATGAATTCAGGTGCGGGGCTTCATGCGGGTAAAGGCCGATGCCGTGCCCCAGGTGATGAGGGAACTCGCCGATGGGGGCTGCTTTGAGGATGTCTTGAACTTCCAGGAACAGTTCTTTGCAGCTCTTGCCGGGCTTCACGACCGATTCGAGGTGAGCGAAGACCTTCATGATGTAGGTCCATGCTTCCTGCTGCTCGTCGGTGGGCTTGCCGTTAACGGCGATCGCGCGGCTGTTATCGGCAAAGTATCCTCGGAAGGCCGGCCCCAGGTCGAGAATGTACAGTTCGCCATCTTCTACGCGGCGATCACGGGCAGGTCCCCCCATCTCGCCGCTGGCGTAGTCGTTGCCGGTACCGGTCAGGGCTTCGCCAAACTGCACCACGGCGGCCGCTTGCAACTGGTTGAAGACTTCCAGCTCGTTGATGCCGGGGCAGATGATCTCGCGGGCCTTTTCGTACATCTTCTCGGTGCCGCTGATGGCCATGCGGATCTTGGCCAGTTCATCGGCGTCTTTCTTGCGGCGTTGCCGGTAGATTTCAGGCTCAACATCGATCAGCTCAGCGCTGAACTGACTGGAAACGTGAACCGGGTAACTGGAGTACTCTACCCCAAGACGTTTGATCGAGCCAGCTTCTTTTAAGATCGCGAGAAGCTGTTGGCTGGACGCGGCGCGTTGATCGTTTCGCAGGGTGCAAAGCCACTGAGCTTCGTACGTGCGAATCTCGTCGGCAGCGGCCGTTTCGGGGGCTTCGTTCGGAGCGACCAGGGCCAAGCGGCCATCGGCAAACAGGACAGCGGCGGGCGAAAACTTGAACTCGTAGCGAGGGCCGGCCAGCCATTGGACGTGCTCGTTCTGCGTGACAACGATGGCGTCGAGCGATTGGCTTTCCAATGCGTTCAACAGGCGTTTTTGACGGCTACGGCAGGCCTCGACGTCGATTCCAAGCATGATTGTGCTCCGCTGCAATGATCTTGGTGAGATAGGATGAATGCGGAGGACAACCTAACAGCCTGGGAGCACGCTGAAAAGTATGCCCAAGCGCTGAATTTCCCGATCCCCAGTGCGAGCAAAGATTTGCAGCGCGCAAAACAAGGGCCGCCCCCGGGAAGGCGCGGCCCTTGCTTGCGATCTTGATGGCTATTCGCCTCCGTCGAGCGATTAACCTTCCAGATCCGAGTTGAAGTCCCAGTCGGCGAACAAGTCGTCGACCTGGGTCGAGTCGTCTTCGATGGCGAAGTATTCGGCCCCTTCAACCGAATCAACCAACAGCAGCGAGGCATCGTCGACCAGGATGGCCACGGCCGAATCCAGTTCTTCGATTTGCTGTTGTACTTCGCTGGACGAAGAGGTGGTTACGCGGACGCCGTTGCGGATCAGTTCGCTGTAGACGGCCGGCGAGATCGCGGCTTCGTAGCCGGTACGGCCACTGACGCTTTCAACATCGACCACCTTATCGAACACGAACCCGACAGGGCTTTGGGTTTCGACCACTGGGGCGATCGTTTCTTCCACGATGGCCTGCGTGGTTACCGTGGCATGCAGAGCAGCCGTTCCACCCAATACCGAATGACCGGCGAGGGCCGAATCGTAAGCCGTTTGCAGGATCTGGACATCCAGAGCCGAAATCAGCTTGCGTTGACCTGGATCGAGGGCAGCATTCATCACGTCGCCCATGTGCTCGGTTGCATCCAGGTGCTGAGCATAGTCATCCAGGACGGCGACAAAGTCGGAACCGATGAAGAGTTTGTTCCCTTCGTGATCGGTTACCACGTTGTCTGCGAAGCCAGCGTAGTGCGACATGAAGCCGTACAAGTGACCCAGTTCGTGCAGGATCACGGTGTACAAGTCGTACTGGCCTTCAGCTGGGCCACCTTCCAGGTCAGAGCTCCAACCCAGACCGGCACCATCGTCATCCAGCGTCAGGATACCGAACTGCGGCAGGCCGTTTTCGTCCAGAGCCAGGAGTTCTGCTTCACCCAGTTGGGCATCGCCGAAGTCTTTCACCACCAGCTTGACGTCGATTGGATCTTCCCAACCCAGAGCTTCTTGCCAGTCGCTGACGGCTTTGTCGAAGACTTCCTGCAGGCTGTCAGGCCCATTCAGTTCGGCTCCCTTACCAACCCACATCTGGGTGAAGGTTTCAGGGTACTGAATGCTTTCCGCATTCAGCTTGTTCTTACCGTAGTTCTGGATGAAGGCCGAGAAGTCGCCCAGGCCAACCTTACCGTTGTTATCGAAGTCCAACGCGGCCAGCATGGCGGTGTCAGCGGTTAGCGTCGACTTGCCGTAAGCACTGATGAACTGGCTGAAGTCCGAGATGCCGATCTTGCCGTCGTCGTTGGCATCGTAGGCAACTGCCCAGACATCGACGTCCGCCACTTCGGTTACCCCAGGAACCACTTCGCCAACTCCGCTGAGCAGCAGCTTGGTGTTGGAAACAGACAAGCCGAGCGACTCGGCGGTCAGGTCGCCACCGACCGAGACGTCGATGCCGTCGCCTGGCAGCGATTCGAGCTTGACGCGGCCCAGCAGGACGAACGAGCCGTTGCCCAGGTCGTACTGCTGAGACTGGCTGCCCAGACCGGTGATCAGGCCGTTGGCATCGTCGATCGTACCGGTGCGGCCGACACCCATCGACGAGGCGTATTCGATCTCAGTAGCCGTGAACAGGTTGGTGTTGTAGGCCAGGTCGAGCGAACCACCGTAGAGACCGGCGGCATCGGCCGTGTTGCCCCAAACTTCAACCCACAGCGAATCCCATTCCGAGGCCCAGTCGACATTATCAGGCAGCTCGGCTACCTGGCCGTTGGCATCGGTACCGGTACGGGTCTTGTTGACCGTGACAAACAGGCCGGAACCATCTTCCAGCGGCTGTCCATCCTTGGCGAAGACGGTACCTTGCAGCGGTACTGCACCACCGGCCGTCGCCACCACGGTTCCATTGAAGAAGAAGTTGACCGGAACCGACGAGCCACTGACGTCGAAGGTGCCGGAGATGATTCGGTTGAGGTCCAGGGTCAGGACGTAACCGCCAGCTCCGTTGCCTTCAATGCTGGAGCTTTCCGTGCCGTTGGTTGCCAGGCTGAGGCCAGCCAGGGTCTCGCGTTCCGCAACACTCGCACCTGCACCATTGAAGGCGGTCTTGGTCTGAATGTCGGCGAAGCCGGCAGAGATTCCCATGCCGAAGGCCGACGAGTCGAAGCCTACGTTACCGTTGAATGGATTGCTGCCCAAAACCACTTCCGGGCTACCGGCGATACGGATGACTGTTTCTCGCACGGCGACGAAGTGATCGGTAGTGATGGTGCCGCCATTGCCGGCATCGACCGACTGGTGAGCTTCCACGCCGAAGTTACCGGCACTGGTACCGTTGACGATCGGGTTACCGCCGTCGACGGTTGGTTCACCTGGCGTGTAATTTCCGCTATCGGCCAGGAACAGTTCGGTACCGATGATCTCGAACGAGCTCGGGTTCGTTGGACTGCCGTTGAACAGGACAAAGATGTTACCGGTGAAGCTCGATTGATTCCCGGTACCGTTTTGTCCGATCACTTCCAGGCCACCGATGGTGCTGACCTCAGGAGCCCCTTGAACCGCGAGGACGGCTGGGCTGTTGTTGGCACCTGACACGACGGTGAACTTGGTGGCATCGACGATTTCAACCGGCGTGCTGGCGATGGTGATCTGCGACATGTTGATATCGGTTTCGATATCAGCGGTTCGCGGAATGCCCGTTTCAGGGTCACCACCCATCACGACGTCCGCTTCGTCGGCACCGTTGAGGGCGATGCTCGTTTCAGGATCGCTGAAGTTGATCGAAACCAGGTCATCGACACTGCCGATGCTAACACCTGCCTTGGCTCGCAATTCGAGGTAGCCAAGACGGACATAGCTGCCGTCGCCACCAATCGAGTTGAAGCCTGGGATTGGCGGTTCCAGGTCGAGCGGATCTGCCGAACCGAAGAAGGCATTGAAGTTATCGACCGAACCGTTCGCCCATGTGATCGGGTCGCCACCTTCACCCAAAGCCTGGGCCGGGGCCACGATCGAAATCACGTCGACCAGGTCGTCACGGTATTCCAAGCCCAGAACCACCAGGCGGAAGCCTTCGATCCAGGCGTTGCCGTCGGCGACATCATCTTGGCCGACCAGGGTGGTACCCCAGATTTCGACGAAGAAGGTTTGCTCGTCGGCGAAGCGATCGGTTGCCGTTGGCAGGCCAGCGGAGTTGACGCCGTCGAACCCACCGGTGCTATCCATGGTTGGATTGAGCACAGGAATGAACTGGAAGTCAACCGACTTTTCGTTGGTGACCGAGACGGTGATGTTGAGCGGCGTGGTTGCCTGGAGCATGTCCACGGTGTCTTCCACAGCGATCAGTTCGATCTCAGTCGGAGCTCGGTCCTGATCGACACCGAAGTATTCAAACGTCACGACCAGTTGATCGTTCACGTTGTCGAACACGGCACTGACGATGTGGCCTCCAGCGGTGAAGTCTGGGGTGTCCATATCGAAATCGGTGTTCACCTGCAGCAGGATGTCATCCCCTTCAGGATCGGTGTAGAAGCTGGAGACATCAATATCAAAGCGTTTTTGGAACGTCGACCCGGCACTTCCGTCGGCGATTTCCTGAGCCGTCAGGTTCGCTTCATCAACGATCGGCAGGGCAAAGTCGGCCCCGATGAACTCGGGAGCTTCGTTGACGTCGCCCACGTTGATGGTGAACGACTTGGAATCGAACAGCTTGTTCGTGCCTTGCGTTGGACCGCCGTTGTCGGTCACCTTGATTTCGAGCGTGTAACTCTGCGTGGTCTCGAAGTCGATCGTGGAATTATCCGCGATCGTAATGTTACCGCTGCTGTCGATCGCAAAGACGCCGTTCGGATCGCCACTGACGATTTCATACGTAAACGTGTCGACGATCGTGATATCTGGATCGCTGATCGCCACCGTACCCACCGCGGTGCCGTTGGTGTCGTCTTCGACGATGCTGAACGGACCTGGGTTGTTGGTGATGACCGGGGCTTCATTGATATTGTTGATGGTCACCGTGATCGACATCGGCGTCATGTTCATCGCTTCGTCGATCGCGAACACCGTGAAGGTGATCGTGCTGTTCTGCTCGAAGTTCAGATCGGTACCATCCTGGATGCGGATGTCGCCGTTGTTGTCGATCGAGAACGTGCCGGTTGGATCGTCGATGCTGTAGGTAACCGTTTCCCCTTCGGGATCGGTCGCCGATACGGTCTGTACGATGGCAGTACCATCAGGCGTGTTTTCATCCAGCGAGAAGTCGTAGTTACCCTGATCGAAGGTAGCTGGCGGGTTCTGGAAGACGCGAATCGTCAGCGTGAAGGGAGCGAAACCGAGATCGGTGTTCGAGTCGAGTCGGTCACCGCCAACCCCGTCGTTGTAATCGAACGTCAGGGTGAAGAAGCGTTCCTGGTTCACGAAATCCATGTCCGGAACGTTCTGGATCAGCGAGATCGTGCCGTCGCTACCCAGCGCGAAGTACTCGTAGCCGGTACCACCCATCGTAACCTGCGAGTAGTTGATCGTATCCCCTTCAGGATCGGTCACCGTCAGCACGCTGGAGATGTTGCCAACGGCAACGGGCGTACCCGAGAACTCGTCGTCGACGTCAGCAAACGAGATATCGAACGGATCGGTTGGGGTGTCGTAAATCGGCAGTTCGTTCTTTGCGTTGATTGCGATGTCGATCGCGCCGGTAACGGTGCTGTTGGCTTCGCCTTGGTTATCGTTGGCGGTAATCGTCAGCGTGATGCTCGGCGGAACTAGCCCCTCGAAGTTGAGCATTTCAGCTTGATCGACGACGATCTTACCGTTTTCGATCTTGAACGCACCGGAAACGTCGGTGGAGGTTCCTGTTACGACGGCCGAATCAATGGTGTAGGTCAGGTTGGCAGCAGTGTCGATGTCGGCGAATGCACCACTAAGGGTGTACACTTCGTCGCCGGAATTGGTCGTGAACGAACCAGTTGACGACTGGACGAATTCGTCGACGTTCACGCCCGCTGGGGCGGTGAAGGTTGGCGTGTTGTTTTCGTCGGTAACGGTGATGGTGATGGTCTTGATGGTTTCGCGGCCGACGAAGTCGGTGGCAACCAGGTCGATGTTGAACACACCACCGGTTGCTCCCATCAGGTTGACGTCGATGAACGTCAAGTTGTCGGCATCGGCGACGACCAGTTCGTAGGTGTCGTCGTTCGGGTCGCCGGTACCGTTGTCGCTGACCAGCTGCAGAGCGAACAAGTCCACCAGGGCCTGGCTGGAGTTTGTAGCACTAGGAGCCAGGCTGAACGTGATGGCATCGTTCTCGGCATCGGTTGCAGTGACGATGACCGAAGGATTGAGGCTGGCTCCAATGATGATGCTGCCATCGACGTTTTCTTCGATGGTAAACGCGTTGCCAACCGGCGAGGTGAAGACAGGAGCTTCGTTGTCGGTGACCTTAAACTGCAGCGTGTAAGGACCGGTGCTCAGGTCCTGGTGATCCGTGAGGGTCGCGTTGTCGTCGTCCATGTAGAACGTGATCGTAAAGATACGCTCACCGTTCACGTCGAGATCGCCCTGGGTCAATTCCTTCAAAAGGGTGATCGTGCCGTCGGAGTTCAGACGGAAGAAGCCGTCGACATCCTCAGCGGGCACAGTGAACATGTCGTCGCCGGCATAGGTGAGAACATCACCTTCTGGATCGACCAGGCCGATATTACGAATGACATTTCCGACTTCGCCGACTTCATCGACGTCGAGCAGGGAAATGTTTGGCGTCAGGTTAACCGTACCACCGTCAATGGCCGGCAGTTCGTTCCGGTCGGTGAGCGTGATATTGACCGTTGCATTTTTGGTAATCGCGCTTCCCAGTTCACCGCTTCCCAGACCGTTCGCATTGTCTGTAACGGAAACCGTGAGGGTAAACGACTTCTGGCCGTCGACTTCCTCGAAGTCGAAGACCGAGTTATCGAGAACCGTGATTTCACCCGTCGCGGAATCGATCGCGAAATATGCCGAATCCCCACCTGGAACGATCGCGTAGGTCAGATCGCCTGGGGCATCATCGTCGGCATCGACGTCCGTTGCGGAAATGAAACCAACCGAGTCGCCAATATTGGCATCTTCAGGCAGTTGATCGAAGGTGAATGGATCACTATCGAATACAGGGGCTTCGTTGACATCCAGAACATTGATGGTCAGCGTGATGCTGGTGGTCAGTACCGAGCCCACTTCACCCAGCCCATTGCCGTCCAGGTTGTCGGTAACGTCGATATCGAGCGTGTACTGCTGCGTGCCTCCTTCAAAGTTCAGGGAAGCCGTGCTAATGACGGTGATCTCGCCGGTTGCACTGT includes:
- a CDS encoding cadherin domain-containing protein; amino-acid sequence: MKNNTLVRNLPLASNKPRKSIRGARSMQLESLEIRDLLAANTLDFVDNLEIGSPGEKRDLQLEVDPMSGSAIVALRIHGTSGNLDPAIPLVFIQDADRNNPANHVPLMQAMADANGTTDSIVLFQVSAGQNFTIEVGGTSGSGGFLAEVMLFGSTDGDESVSEHEYMQAVAAELQARGAGNHNTAAYFQSVYGINFNESQYNVAFDANLNGKIDGFEVGYVESNKGGAPVILDLIGDNEAPAVEAAVAVDTGSSDTDNITSDSTGISGTISDFSKIVSAEVSIQGGTGGSIDLADTVTPPSISSLNQTDNEITFTLSIADLDALLGSGTVLNTGSYTLLVTTEDELGNTSITPFSLVFEFDTLAPSAPTTADLIAASDSGTSATDNLTNITTPTFTLTAEANSTVTFFSDLSGTPLGTAVADGSGNVSFTVPMGAGLAEGTHQITAKATDTAGNVSIASTALTIVIDTVSPADVSAIVQTNNPTNANLTPENTATFTGSTEANAIVTILDSNSTVVATTTANGSGDFTFVLGDSIALALGENNFTFVATDAAGNQSTPTPFTVFRNTAPTIDAGVFSVDENSILGTSLGNVTASSGDGPTDTLTYAITGIDAGYMGAFKINATTGELQVNDPLLLNFEDKTSFTLEIQVTDSKGDGLGGAGLVTTQNITINVNDVNEAPVFVQDPYTLTIEENSAIGVELGGGPIVATDVDADDDAPGDLTYAIIGGTGASLFDIDPSTGVVTVKSATLDYETDTSYTLEISVTDNLTGEVGGVNTVTQIATVNVIDVNEAPVITSSTTADVAENSADGTLVATVTATDVDEDDPPFTFAITGGSGVGVFEIDSATGEITVISTASLNFEGGTQQYTLDIDVTDNLDGNGLGEVGSVLTTSITLTINVLDVNEAPVFDSDPFTFDQLPEDANIGDSVGFISATDVDADDDAPGDLTYAIVPGGDSAYFAIDSATGEITVLDNSVFDFEEVDGQKSFTLTVSVTDNANGLGSGELGSAITKNATVNITLTDRNELPAIDGGTVNLTPNISLLDVDEVGEVGNVIRNIGLVDPEGDVLTYAGDDMFTVPAEDVDGFFRLNSDGTITLLKELTQGDLDVNGERIFTITFYMDDDNATLTDHQDLSTGPYTLQFKVTDNEAPVFTSPVGNAFTIEENVDGSIIIGASLNPSVIVTATDAENDAITFSLAPSATNSSQALVDLFALQLVSDNGTGDPNDDTYELVVADADNLTFIDVNLMGATGGVFNIDLVATDFVGRETIKTITITVTDENNTPTFTAPAGVNVDEFVQSSTGSFTTNSGDEVYTLSGAFADIDTAANLTYTIDSAVVTGTSTDVSGAFKIENGKIVVDQAEMLNFEGLVPPSITLTITANDNQGEANSTVTGAIDIAINAKNELPIYDTPTDPFDISFADVDDEFSGTPVAVGNISSVLTVTDPEGDTINYSQVTMGGTGYEYFALGSDGTISLIQNVPDMDFVNQERFFTLTFDYNDGVGGDRLDSNTDLGFAPFTLTIRVFQNPPATFDQGNYDFSLDENTPDGTAIVQTVSATDPEGETVTYSIDDPTGTFSIDNNGDIRIQDGTDLNFEQNSTITFTVFAIDEAMNMTPMSITVTINNINEAPVITNNPGPFSIVEDDTNGTAVGTVAISDPDITIVDTFTYEIVSGDPNGVFAIDSSGNITIADNSTIDFETTQSYTLEIKVTDNGGPTQGTNKLFDSKSFTINVGDVNEAPEFIGADFALPIVDEANLTAQEIADGSAGSTFQKRFDIDVSSFYTDPEGDDILLQVNTDFDMDTPDFTAGGHIVSAVFDNVNDQLVVTFEYFGVDQDRAPTEIELIAVEDTVDMLQATTPLNITVSVTNEKSVDFQFIPVLNPTMDSTGGFDGVNSAGLPTATDRFADEQTFFVEIWGTTLVGQDDVADGNAWIEGFRLVVLGLEYRDDLVDVISIVAPAQALGEGGDPITWANGSVDNFNAFFGSADPLDLEPPIPGFNSIGGDGSYVRLGYLELRAKAGVSIGSVDDLVSINFSDPETSIALNGADEADVVMGGDPETGIPRTADIETDINMSQITIASTPVEIVDATKFTVVSGANNSPAVLAVQGAPEVSTIGGLEVIGQNGTGNQSSFTGNIFVLFNGSPTNPSSFEIIGTELFLADSGNYTPGEPTVDGGNPIVNGTSAGNFGVEAHQSVDAGNGGTITTDHFVAVRETVIRIAGSPEVVLGSNPFNGNVGFDSSAFGMGISAGFADIQTKTAFNGAGASVAERETLAGLSLATNGTESSSIEGNGAGGYVLTLDLNRIISGTFDVSGSSVPVNFFFNGTVVATAGGAVPLQGTVFAKDGQPLEDGSGLFVTVNKTRTGTDANGQVAELPDNVDWASEWDSLWVEVWGNTADAAGLYGGSLDLAYNTNLFTATEIEYASSMGVGRTGTIDDANGLITGLGSQSQQYDLGNGSFVLLGRVKLESLPGDGIDVSVGGDLTAESLGLSVSNTKLLLSGVGEVVPGVTEVADVDVWAVAYDANDDGKIGISDFSQFISAYGKSTLTADTAMLAALDFDNNGKVGLGDFSAFIQNYGKNKLNAESIQYPETFTQMWVGKGAELNGPDSLQEVFDKAVSDWQEALGWEDPIDVKLVVKDFGDAQLGEAELLALDENGLPQFGILTLDDDGAGLGWSSDLEGGPAEGQYDLYTVILHELGHLYGFMSHYAGFADNVVTDHEGNKLFIGSDFVAVLDDYAQHLDATEHMGDVMNAALDPGQRKLISALDVQILQTAYDSALAGHSVLGGTAALHATVTTQAIVEETIAPVVETQSPVGFVFDKVVDVESVSGRTGYEAAISPAVYSELIRNGVRVTTSSSSEVQQQIEELDSAVAILVDDASLLLVDSVEGAEYFAIEDDSTQVDDLFADWDFNSDLEG
- a CDS encoding M24 family metallopeptidase, whose translation is MLGIDVEACRSRQKRLLNALESQSLDAIVVTQNEHVQWLAGPRYEFKFSPAAVLFADGRLALVAPNEAPETAAADEIRTYEAQWLCTLRNDQRAASSQQLLAILKEAGSIKRLGVEYSSYPVHVSSQFSAELIDVEPEIYRQRRKKDADELAKIRMAISGTEKMYEKAREIICPGINELEVFNQLQAAAVVQFGEALTGTGNDYASGEMGGPARDRRVEDGELYILDLGPAFRGYFADNSRAIAVNGKPTDEQQEAWTYIMKVFAHLESVVKPGKSCKELFLEVQDILKAAPIGEFPHHLGHGIGLYPHEAPHLNSCWDDTFAVGDVFTCEPGLYDARLKFGMRLENDYLVTETGIENLSPFKMELA